A single window of Penaeus vannamei isolate JL-2024 chromosome 24, ASM4276789v1, whole genome shotgun sequence DNA harbors:
- the LOC113803263 gene encoding protein FAM98B isoform X35, which yields MENDILDSLEDLGYDGDISNETTLRAAVEGSEGGPKSVSYTKLVAWITSELRVLAKLEEMVNATTSPEEHSSFLMELSAFLKELGCPHTQLTEGPVSQRLTSTETRLLLLDFLLAELMAARMLSSATPEQGMTVEMRESEHARDLKALLIALGFPKPPANITPQQLFMKVEQKVNDVKSKAHPSLIGKPLFNGTLSDKQWALLDEMQKEMQSEYQMRREMLIKRLDVTVQSFQWSNKAKMRENDLVKAFRSRRDQLTEIPSVSVGDMLAAREDLAVLEKTSNASVRKATKTPLNKVLIGKVPDRGGRAHELEPPPPEMPSWSQRQPGGGGQGGSSSSQQGGSGGFGGGQQGFQGGFGGQGGQGGYGGGGQQGGQGGYGGGGQQGFQGGFGGQVYTIIYPAGVQVGYSGAQQGYQGGYGGGQQGGYGGRGGGRGGRGGGGGSGFSSGGDRVQGGWNQGGGYNRGGGGYDNRGGGGGYDNRGGGGGYDNRGGGGGYDNRGGGGGYDNRGSYDNRGGGGYRGGGHGGYDNRGYDNRGRGRGRGGRGGNRY from the exons ATGGAGAACGATATTCTGGACTCGCTGGAGGACCTAGG GTATGATGGCGACATTAGCAACGAGACCACCTTGAGAGCAGCCGTTGAGGGAAGTGAAGGTGGACCCAAGAGTGTTTCGTACACAAAGCTCGTTGCTTGGATCACCTCAGAGTTGCGCGTCTTGGCCAAGCTAGAGGAGATGGTGAATGCCACGACATCCCCAGAGGAGCACTCATCCTTCCTTATGGAGCTCTCTGCGTTTCTCAAGGAATTAg GATGCCCTCATACACAACTGACCGAAGGCCCTGTCAGCCAGCGATTGACATCCACAGAAACGCGGCTTCTGTTGCTGGATTTCCTTCTAGCCGAACTTATGGCAGCTCGTATGTTGTCCAGTGCCACCCCAGAGCAAGGCATGACAGTGGAAATG CGTGAGAGTGAACATGCAAGGGACCTGAAGGCTTTGCTGATTGCTCTCGGCTTTCCCAAACCCCCAGCCAACATCACTCCACAGCAGCTTTTTATGAAAGTTGAACAGAAG GTAAATGATGTGAAGAGTAAAGCCCACCCATCTCTCATTGGTAAACCATTGTTTAATGGAACTCTGTCAGACAAGCAGTGGGCTCTGTTGGACGAGATGCAGAAAGAAATGCAGTCAGAATACCAGATGAGACGCGAGATGTTGATCAAGCGTCTTGATGTCACTGTGCAGTCTTTCCAG TGGTCCAACAAAGCCAAAATGCGAGAAAATGACTTGGTGAAAGCGTTCCGATCCCGAAGAGACCAGCTGACAGAAATCCCGAGTGTGTCTGTAGGCGACATGCTTGCAGCTAGGGAAGACTTGGCAGTCTTAGAGAAGACCAGCAATGCATCCGTGCGCAAGGCTACTAAAACACCCCTGAATAAG GTCCTGATAGGAAAGGTTCCAGATCGAGGTGGCCGAGCACACGAGCTGGAGCCTCCCCCGCCTGAGATGCCATCTTGGTCGCAGAGGCAACCAGGAGGAG GAGGTCAGGGTGGGAGTAGTAGTTCTCAGCAAG GTGGTTCAGGTGGATTTGGAGGTGGTCAACAAG GCTTTCAGGGAGGCTTTGGAGGCCAAG GTGGTCAAGGTGGATATGGTGGTGGTGGACAGCAAG GTGGTCAAGGTGGCTATGGTGGTGGTGGCCAACAAG GCTTTCAGGGAGGCTTTGGAGGTCAAG tatatactataatatatccTGCAGGTGTTCAGGTTGGCTATAGTGGTGCTCAGCAAG GCTATCAGGGAGGATATGGGGGTGGACAGCAAG GTGGctatggaggacgaggaggtggccgcggagggcgtggtggtggaggtggaagtggcttctcctcaggaggcgATCGAGTCCAAGGTGGCTGGAACCAGGGCGGAGGATACAACCGTGGCGGCGGAGGCTACGACAAccgaggaggcggcggaggctaTGACAACCGAGGTGGCGGCGGAGGCTATGAtaacaggggagggggtggtggatatGATAacaggggaggtggtggaggctaCGATAATCGGGGTAGCTATGACaatcgtggtggtggtggctaccGAGGCGGTGGCCATGGTGGCTATGATAATAGGGGTTATGACAACAGAGGCaggggccgagggagggggggaagaggaggtaataGGTACTAG
- the LOC113803263 gene encoding protein FAM98B isoform X8: MENDILDSLEDLGYDGDISNETTLRAAVEGSEGGPKSVSYTKLVAWITSELRVLAKLEEMVNATTSPEEHSSFLMELSAFLKELGCPHTQLTEGPVSQRLTSTETRLLLLDFLLAELMAARMLSSATPEQGMTVEMRESEHARDLKALLIALGFPKPPANITPQQLFMKVEQKVNDVKSKAHPSLIGKPLFNGTLSDKQWALLDEMQKEMQSEYQMRREMLIKRLDVTVQSFQWSNKAKMRENDLVKAFRSRRDQLTEIPSVSVGDMLAAREDLAVLEKTSNASVRKATKTPLNKVLIGKVPDRGGRAHELEPPPPEMPSWSQRQPGGGGQGGSSSSQQGGSGGFGGGQQGGSGGYGGGQQGSQGGYSSGQQGFQGGFGGQGGQGGYGGGGGGQQGGQGGYGGGGQQGFQGGFGGQVYTIIYPAGVQVGYSGAQQGYQGGYGGGQQGGYGGRGGGRGGRGGGGGSGFSSGGDRVQGGWNQGGGYNRGGGGYDNRGGGGGYDNRGGGGGYDNRGGGGGYDNRGGGGGYDNRGSYDNRGGGGYRGGGHGGYDNRGYDNRGRGRGRGGRGGNRY; encoded by the exons ATGGAGAACGATATTCTGGACTCGCTGGAGGACCTAGG GTATGATGGCGACATTAGCAACGAGACCACCTTGAGAGCAGCCGTTGAGGGAAGTGAAGGTGGACCCAAGAGTGTTTCGTACACAAAGCTCGTTGCTTGGATCACCTCAGAGTTGCGCGTCTTGGCCAAGCTAGAGGAGATGGTGAATGCCACGACATCCCCAGAGGAGCACTCATCCTTCCTTATGGAGCTCTCTGCGTTTCTCAAGGAATTAg GATGCCCTCATACACAACTGACCGAAGGCCCTGTCAGCCAGCGATTGACATCCACAGAAACGCGGCTTCTGTTGCTGGATTTCCTTCTAGCCGAACTTATGGCAGCTCGTATGTTGTCCAGTGCCACCCCAGAGCAAGGCATGACAGTGGAAATG CGTGAGAGTGAACATGCAAGGGACCTGAAGGCTTTGCTGATTGCTCTCGGCTTTCCCAAACCCCCAGCCAACATCACTCCACAGCAGCTTTTTATGAAAGTTGAACAGAAG GTAAATGATGTGAAGAGTAAAGCCCACCCATCTCTCATTGGTAAACCATTGTTTAATGGAACTCTGTCAGACAAGCAGTGGGCTCTGTTGGACGAGATGCAGAAAGAAATGCAGTCAGAATACCAGATGAGACGCGAGATGTTGATCAAGCGTCTTGATGTCACTGTGCAGTCTTTCCAG TGGTCCAACAAAGCCAAAATGCGAGAAAATGACTTGGTGAAAGCGTTCCGATCCCGAAGAGACCAGCTGACAGAAATCCCGAGTGTGTCTGTAGGCGACATGCTTGCAGCTAGGGAAGACTTGGCAGTCTTAGAGAAGACCAGCAATGCATCCGTGCGCAAGGCTACTAAAACACCCCTGAATAAG GTCCTGATAGGAAAGGTTCCAGATCGAGGTGGCCGAGCACACGAGCTGGAGCCTCCCCCGCCTGAGATGCCATCTTGGTCGCAGAGGCAACCAGGAGGAG GAGGTCAGGGTGGGAGTAGTAGTTCTCAGCAAG GTGGTTCAGGTGGATTTGGAGGTGGTCAACAAG GTGGTTCAGGTGGCTATGGAGGTGGTCAGCAAG GTAGTCAGGGAGGCTATAGTAGTGGTCAGCAAG GCTTTCAGGGAGGCTTTGGAGGCCAAG GTGGTcaaggtggttatggtggtggtggtggtggacagCAAG GTGGTCAAGGTGGCTATGGTGGTGGTGGCCAACAAG GCTTTCAGGGAGGCTTTGGAGGTCAAG tatatactataatatatccTGCAGGTGTTCAGGTTGGCTATAGTGGTGCTCAGCAAG GCTATCAGGGAGGATATGGGGGTGGACAGCAAG GTGGctatggaggacgaggaggtggccgcggagggcgtggtggtggaggtggaagtggcttctcctcaggaggcgATCGAGTCCAAGGTGGCTGGAACCAGGGCGGAGGATACAACCGTGGCGGCGGAGGCTACGACAAccgaggaggcggcggaggctaTGACAACCGAGGTGGCGGCGGAGGCTATGAtaacaggggagggggtggtggatatGATAacaggggaggtggtggaggctaCGATAATCGGGGTAGCTATGACaatcgtggtggtggtggctaccGAGGCGGTGGCCATGGTGGCTATGATAATAGGGGTTATGACAACAGAGGCaggggccgagggagggggggaagaggaggtaataGGTACTAG
- the LOC113803263 gene encoding protein FAM98B isoform X33: MENDILDSLEDLGYDGDISNETTLRAAVEGSEGGPKSVSYTKLVAWITSELRVLAKLEEMVNATTSPEEHSSFLMELSAFLKELGCPHTQLTEGPVSQRLTSTETRLLLLDFLLAELMAARMLSSATPEQGMTVEMRESEHARDLKALLIALGFPKPPANITPQQLFMKVEQKVNDVKSKAHPSLIGKPLFNGTLSDKQWALLDEMQKEMQSEYQMRREMLIKRLDVTVQSFQWSNKAKMRENDLVKAFRSRRDQLTEIPSVSVGDMLAAREDLAVLEKTSNASVRKATKTPLNKVLIGKVPDRGGRAHELEPPPPEMPSWSQRQPGGGGQGGSSSSQQGGSGGFGGGQQGGSGGYGGGQQGSQGGYSSGQQGFQGGFGGQGGQGGYGGGGQQGFQGGFGGQGVQVGYSGAQQGYQGGYGGGQQGGYGGRGGGRGGRGGGGGSGFSSGGDRVQGGWNQGGGYNRGGGGYDNRGGGGGYDNRGGGGGYDNRGGGGGYDNRGGGGGYDNRGSYDNRGGGGYRGGGHGGYDNRGYDNRGRGRGRGGRGGNRY; this comes from the exons ATGGAGAACGATATTCTGGACTCGCTGGAGGACCTAGG GTATGATGGCGACATTAGCAACGAGACCACCTTGAGAGCAGCCGTTGAGGGAAGTGAAGGTGGACCCAAGAGTGTTTCGTACACAAAGCTCGTTGCTTGGATCACCTCAGAGTTGCGCGTCTTGGCCAAGCTAGAGGAGATGGTGAATGCCACGACATCCCCAGAGGAGCACTCATCCTTCCTTATGGAGCTCTCTGCGTTTCTCAAGGAATTAg GATGCCCTCATACACAACTGACCGAAGGCCCTGTCAGCCAGCGATTGACATCCACAGAAACGCGGCTTCTGTTGCTGGATTTCCTTCTAGCCGAACTTATGGCAGCTCGTATGTTGTCCAGTGCCACCCCAGAGCAAGGCATGACAGTGGAAATG CGTGAGAGTGAACATGCAAGGGACCTGAAGGCTTTGCTGATTGCTCTCGGCTTTCCCAAACCCCCAGCCAACATCACTCCACAGCAGCTTTTTATGAAAGTTGAACAGAAG GTAAATGATGTGAAGAGTAAAGCCCACCCATCTCTCATTGGTAAACCATTGTTTAATGGAACTCTGTCAGACAAGCAGTGGGCTCTGTTGGACGAGATGCAGAAAGAAATGCAGTCAGAATACCAGATGAGACGCGAGATGTTGATCAAGCGTCTTGATGTCACTGTGCAGTCTTTCCAG TGGTCCAACAAAGCCAAAATGCGAGAAAATGACTTGGTGAAAGCGTTCCGATCCCGAAGAGACCAGCTGACAGAAATCCCGAGTGTGTCTGTAGGCGACATGCTTGCAGCTAGGGAAGACTTGGCAGTCTTAGAGAAGACCAGCAATGCATCCGTGCGCAAGGCTACTAAAACACCCCTGAATAAG GTCCTGATAGGAAAGGTTCCAGATCGAGGTGGCCGAGCACACGAGCTGGAGCCTCCCCCGCCTGAGATGCCATCTTGGTCGCAGAGGCAACCAGGAGGAG GAGGTCAGGGTGGGAGTAGTAGTTCTCAGCAAG GTGGTTCAGGTGGATTTGGAGGTGGTCAACAAG GTGGTTCAGGTGGCTATGGAGGTGGTCAGCAAG GTAGTCAGGGAGGCTATAGTAGTGGTCAGCAAG GCTTTCAGGGAGGCTTTGGAGGCCAAG GTGGTCAAGGTGGCTATGGTGGTGGTGGCCAACAAG GCTTTCAGGGAGGCTTTGGAGGTCAAG GTGTTCAGGTTGGCTATAGTGGTGCTCAGCAAG GCTATCAGGGAGGATATGGGGGTGGACAGCAAG GTGGctatggaggacgaggaggtggccgcggagggcgtggtggtggaggtggaagtggcttctcctcaggaggcgATCGAGTCCAAGGTGGCTGGAACCAGGGCGGAGGATACAACCGTGGCGGCGGAGGCTACGACAAccgaggaggcggcggaggctaTGACAACCGAGGTGGCGGCGGAGGCTATGAtaacaggggagggggtggtggatatGATAacaggggaggtggtggaggctaCGATAATCGGGGTAGCTATGACaatcgtggtggtggtggctaccGAGGCGGTGGCCATGGTGGCTATGATAATAGGGGTTATGACAACAGAGGCaggggccgagggagggggggaagaggaggtaataGGTACTAG
- the LOC113803263 gene encoding protein FAM98B isoform X41, translated as MENDILDSLEDLGYDGDISNETTLRAAVEGSEGGPKSVSYTKLVAWITSELRVLAKLEEMVNATTSPEEHSSFLMELSAFLKELGCPHTQLTEGPVSQRLTSTETRLLLLDFLLAELMAARMLSSATPEQGMTVEMRESEHARDLKALLIALGFPKPPANITPQQLFMKVEQKVNDVKSKAHPSLIGKPLFNGTLSDKQWALLDEMQKEMQSEYQMRREMLIKRLDVTVQSFQWSNKAKMRENDLVKAFRSRRDQLTEIPSVSVGDMLAAREDLAVLEKTSNASVRKATKTPLNKVLIGKVPDRGGRAHELEPPPPEMPSWSQRQPGGGGQGGSSSSQQGGSGGFGGGQQGGSGGYGGGQQGSQGGYSSGQQGFQGGFGGQGGQGGYGGGGQQGFQGGFGGQGYQGGYGGGQQGGYGGRGGGRGGRGGGGGSGFSSGGDRVQGGWNQGGGYNRGGGGYDNRGGGGGYDNRGGGGGYDNRGGGGGYDNRGGGGGYDNRGSYDNRGGGGYRGGGHGGYDNRGYDNRGRGRGRGGRGGNRY; from the exons ATGGAGAACGATATTCTGGACTCGCTGGAGGACCTAGG GTATGATGGCGACATTAGCAACGAGACCACCTTGAGAGCAGCCGTTGAGGGAAGTGAAGGTGGACCCAAGAGTGTTTCGTACACAAAGCTCGTTGCTTGGATCACCTCAGAGTTGCGCGTCTTGGCCAAGCTAGAGGAGATGGTGAATGCCACGACATCCCCAGAGGAGCACTCATCCTTCCTTATGGAGCTCTCTGCGTTTCTCAAGGAATTAg GATGCCCTCATACACAACTGACCGAAGGCCCTGTCAGCCAGCGATTGACATCCACAGAAACGCGGCTTCTGTTGCTGGATTTCCTTCTAGCCGAACTTATGGCAGCTCGTATGTTGTCCAGTGCCACCCCAGAGCAAGGCATGACAGTGGAAATG CGTGAGAGTGAACATGCAAGGGACCTGAAGGCTTTGCTGATTGCTCTCGGCTTTCCCAAACCCCCAGCCAACATCACTCCACAGCAGCTTTTTATGAAAGTTGAACAGAAG GTAAATGATGTGAAGAGTAAAGCCCACCCATCTCTCATTGGTAAACCATTGTTTAATGGAACTCTGTCAGACAAGCAGTGGGCTCTGTTGGACGAGATGCAGAAAGAAATGCAGTCAGAATACCAGATGAGACGCGAGATGTTGATCAAGCGTCTTGATGTCACTGTGCAGTCTTTCCAG TGGTCCAACAAAGCCAAAATGCGAGAAAATGACTTGGTGAAAGCGTTCCGATCCCGAAGAGACCAGCTGACAGAAATCCCGAGTGTGTCTGTAGGCGACATGCTTGCAGCTAGGGAAGACTTGGCAGTCTTAGAGAAGACCAGCAATGCATCCGTGCGCAAGGCTACTAAAACACCCCTGAATAAG GTCCTGATAGGAAAGGTTCCAGATCGAGGTGGCCGAGCACACGAGCTGGAGCCTCCCCCGCCTGAGATGCCATCTTGGTCGCAGAGGCAACCAGGAGGAG GAGGTCAGGGTGGGAGTAGTAGTTCTCAGCAAG GTGGTTCAGGTGGATTTGGAGGTGGTCAACAAG GTGGTTCAGGTGGCTATGGAGGTGGTCAGCAAG GTAGTCAGGGAGGCTATAGTAGTGGTCAGCAAG GCTTTCAGGGAGGCTTTGGAGGCCAAG GTGGTCAAGGTGGCTATGGTGGTGGTGGCCAACAAG GCTTTCAGGGAGGCTTTGGAGGTCAAG GCTATCAGGGAGGATATGGGGGTGGACAGCAAG GTGGctatggaggacgaggaggtggccgcggagggcgtggtggtggaggtggaagtggcttctcctcaggaggcgATCGAGTCCAAGGTGGCTGGAACCAGGGCGGAGGATACAACCGTGGCGGCGGAGGCTACGACAAccgaggaggcggcggaggctaTGACAACCGAGGTGGCGGCGGAGGCTATGAtaacaggggagggggtggtggatatGATAacaggggaggtggtggaggctaCGATAATCGGGGTAGCTATGACaatcgtggtggtggtggctaccGAGGCGGTGGCCATGGTGGCTATGATAATAGGGGTTATGACAACAGAGGCaggggccgagggagggggggaagaggaggtaataGGTACTAG
- the LOC113803263 gene encoding protein FAM98B isoform X24 translates to MENDILDSLEDLGYDGDISNETTLRAAVEGSEGGPKSVSYTKLVAWITSELRVLAKLEEMVNATTSPEEHSSFLMELSAFLKELGCPHTQLTEGPVSQRLTSTETRLLLLDFLLAELMAARMLSSATPEQGMTVEMRESEHARDLKALLIALGFPKPPANITPQQLFMKVEQKVNDVKSKAHPSLIGKPLFNGTLSDKQWALLDEMQKEMQSEYQMRREMLIKRLDVTVQSFQWSNKAKMRENDLVKAFRSRRDQLTEIPSVSVGDMLAAREDLAVLEKTSNASVRKATKTPLNKVLIGKVPDRGGRAHELEPPPPEMPSWSQRQPGGGGQGGSSSSQQGGSGGFGGGQQGGSGGYGGGQQGSQGGYSSGQQGGQGGYGGGGGGQQGGQGGYGGGGQQGFQGGFGGQGVQVGYSGAQQGYQGGYGGGQQGGYGGRGGGRGGRGGGGGSGFSSGGDRVQGGWNQGGGYNRGGGGYDNRGGGGGYDNRGGGGGYDNRGGGGGYDNRGGGGGYDNRGSYDNRGGGGYRGGGHGGYDNRGYDNRGRGRGRGGRGGNRY, encoded by the exons ATGGAGAACGATATTCTGGACTCGCTGGAGGACCTAGG GTATGATGGCGACATTAGCAACGAGACCACCTTGAGAGCAGCCGTTGAGGGAAGTGAAGGTGGACCCAAGAGTGTTTCGTACACAAAGCTCGTTGCTTGGATCACCTCAGAGTTGCGCGTCTTGGCCAAGCTAGAGGAGATGGTGAATGCCACGACATCCCCAGAGGAGCACTCATCCTTCCTTATGGAGCTCTCTGCGTTTCTCAAGGAATTAg GATGCCCTCATACACAACTGACCGAAGGCCCTGTCAGCCAGCGATTGACATCCACAGAAACGCGGCTTCTGTTGCTGGATTTCCTTCTAGCCGAACTTATGGCAGCTCGTATGTTGTCCAGTGCCACCCCAGAGCAAGGCATGACAGTGGAAATG CGTGAGAGTGAACATGCAAGGGACCTGAAGGCTTTGCTGATTGCTCTCGGCTTTCCCAAACCCCCAGCCAACATCACTCCACAGCAGCTTTTTATGAAAGTTGAACAGAAG GTAAATGATGTGAAGAGTAAAGCCCACCCATCTCTCATTGGTAAACCATTGTTTAATGGAACTCTGTCAGACAAGCAGTGGGCTCTGTTGGACGAGATGCAGAAAGAAATGCAGTCAGAATACCAGATGAGACGCGAGATGTTGATCAAGCGTCTTGATGTCACTGTGCAGTCTTTCCAG TGGTCCAACAAAGCCAAAATGCGAGAAAATGACTTGGTGAAAGCGTTCCGATCCCGAAGAGACCAGCTGACAGAAATCCCGAGTGTGTCTGTAGGCGACATGCTTGCAGCTAGGGAAGACTTGGCAGTCTTAGAGAAGACCAGCAATGCATCCGTGCGCAAGGCTACTAAAACACCCCTGAATAAG GTCCTGATAGGAAAGGTTCCAGATCGAGGTGGCCGAGCACACGAGCTGGAGCCTCCCCCGCCTGAGATGCCATCTTGGTCGCAGAGGCAACCAGGAGGAG GAGGTCAGGGTGGGAGTAGTAGTTCTCAGCAAG GTGGTTCAGGTGGATTTGGAGGTGGTCAACAAG GTGGTTCAGGTGGCTATGGAGGTGGTCAGCAAG GTAGTCAGGGAGGCTATAGTAGTGGTCAGCAAG GTGGTcaaggtggttatggtggtggtggtggtggacagCAAG GTGGTCAAGGTGGCTATGGTGGTGGTGGCCAACAAG GCTTTCAGGGAGGCTTTGGAGGTCAAG GTGTTCAGGTTGGCTATAGTGGTGCTCAGCAAG GCTATCAGGGAGGATATGGGGGTGGACAGCAAG GTGGctatggaggacgaggaggtggccgcggagggcgtggtggtggaggtggaagtggcttctcctcaggaggcgATCGAGTCCAAGGTGGCTGGAACCAGGGCGGAGGATACAACCGTGGCGGCGGAGGCTACGACAAccgaggaggcggcggaggctaTGACAACCGAGGTGGCGGCGGAGGCTATGAtaacaggggagggggtggtggatatGATAacaggggaggtggtggaggctaCGATAATCGGGGTAGCTATGACaatcgtggtggtggtggctaccGAGGCGGTGGCCATGGTGGCTATGATAATAGGGGTTATGACAACAGAGGCaggggccgagggagggggggaagaggaggtaataGGTACTAG
- the LOC113803263 gene encoding protein FAM98A isoform X48, with the protein MENDILDSLEDLGYDGDISNETTLRAAVEGSEGGPKSVSYTKLVAWITSELRVLAKLEEMVNATTSPEEHSSFLMELSAFLKELGCPHTQLTEGPVSQRLTSTETRLLLLDFLLAELMAARMLSSATPEQGMTVEMRESEHARDLKALLIALGFPKPPANITPQQLFMKVEQKVNDVKSKAHPSLIGKPLFNGTLSDKQWALLDEMQKEMQSEYQMRREMLIKRLDVTVQSFQWSNKAKMRENDLVKAFRSRRDQLTEIPSVSVGDMLAAREDLAVLEKTSNASVRKATKTPLNKVLIGKVPDRGGRAHELEPPPPEMPSWSQRQPGGGGQGGSSSSQQGGSGGFGGGQQGGSGGYGGGQQGSQGGYSSGQQGFQGGFGGQGFQGGFGGQGYQGGYGGGQQGGYGGRGGGRGGRGGGGGSGFSSGGDRVQGGWNQGGGYNRGGGGYDNRGGGGGYDNRGGGGGYDNRGGGGGYDNRGGGGGYDNRGSYDNRGGGGYRGGGHGGYDNRGYDNRGRGRGRGGRGGNRY; encoded by the exons ATGGAGAACGATATTCTGGACTCGCTGGAGGACCTAGG GTATGATGGCGACATTAGCAACGAGACCACCTTGAGAGCAGCCGTTGAGGGAAGTGAAGGTGGACCCAAGAGTGTTTCGTACACAAAGCTCGTTGCTTGGATCACCTCAGAGTTGCGCGTCTTGGCCAAGCTAGAGGAGATGGTGAATGCCACGACATCCCCAGAGGAGCACTCATCCTTCCTTATGGAGCTCTCTGCGTTTCTCAAGGAATTAg GATGCCCTCATACACAACTGACCGAAGGCCCTGTCAGCCAGCGATTGACATCCACAGAAACGCGGCTTCTGTTGCTGGATTTCCTTCTAGCCGAACTTATGGCAGCTCGTATGTTGTCCAGTGCCACCCCAGAGCAAGGCATGACAGTGGAAATG CGTGAGAGTGAACATGCAAGGGACCTGAAGGCTTTGCTGATTGCTCTCGGCTTTCCCAAACCCCCAGCCAACATCACTCCACAGCAGCTTTTTATGAAAGTTGAACAGAAG GTAAATGATGTGAAGAGTAAAGCCCACCCATCTCTCATTGGTAAACCATTGTTTAATGGAACTCTGTCAGACAAGCAGTGGGCTCTGTTGGACGAGATGCAGAAAGAAATGCAGTCAGAATACCAGATGAGACGCGAGATGTTGATCAAGCGTCTTGATGTCACTGTGCAGTCTTTCCAG TGGTCCAACAAAGCCAAAATGCGAGAAAATGACTTGGTGAAAGCGTTCCGATCCCGAAGAGACCAGCTGACAGAAATCCCGAGTGTGTCTGTAGGCGACATGCTTGCAGCTAGGGAAGACTTGGCAGTCTTAGAGAAGACCAGCAATGCATCCGTGCGCAAGGCTACTAAAACACCCCTGAATAAG GTCCTGATAGGAAAGGTTCCAGATCGAGGTGGCCGAGCACACGAGCTGGAGCCTCCCCCGCCTGAGATGCCATCTTGGTCGCAGAGGCAACCAGGAGGAG GAGGTCAGGGTGGGAGTAGTAGTTCTCAGCAAG GTGGTTCAGGTGGATTTGGAGGTGGTCAACAAG GTGGTTCAGGTGGCTATGGAGGTGGTCAGCAAG GTAGTCAGGGAGGCTATAGTAGTGGTCAGCAAG GCTTTCAGGGAGGCTTTGGAGGCCAAG GCTTTCAGGGAGGCTTTGGAGGTCAAG GCTATCAGGGAGGATATGGGGGTGGACAGCAAG GTGGctatggaggacgaggaggtggccgcggagggcgtggtggtggaggtggaagtggcttctcctcaggaggcgATCGAGTCCAAGGTGGCTGGAACCAGGGCGGAGGATACAACCGTGGCGGCGGAGGCTACGACAAccgaggaggcggcggaggctaTGACAACCGAGGTGGCGGCGGAGGCTATGAtaacaggggagggggtggtggatatGATAacaggggaggtggtggaggctaCGATAATCGGGGTAGCTATGACaatcgtggtggtggtggctaccGAGGCGGTGGCCATGGTGGCTATGATAATAGGGGTTATGACAACAGAGGCaggggccgagggagggggggaagaggaggtaataGGTACTAG